The DNA region taaaataacccAATTCTGACGAATTTACTGTTTCATATACATAATCAGTTAGGCAAGGTAagcaaaaataacaatgaaagAAAGTCCGACCAAATACTATTCCattcaatgtttgtttataaacTACAAGGTCACATCATGAATCTGAAGAATCGTTTACAGAATTGTACTGAGAAACAAACCGACAAGTGTAACACAGGCGGACGATCGTAGAAGTGTTACATATAATGTAGAACAAACTGCACGCCAATGCGTAAATTTCGAGGAATTAGACGTAATTTTGACGATCCAGAATAAAACATTTGAATACACAATAGGTACAACCCTATTCGTCGCTACCAAGCCACCATTTCCTCCGAAGCCGTACCCGAAAACACTCGCATCCCCCAAGCAACTGTTCCAATAGAACGAACGCAAGGAAATCGGGTGTGTGGAGCTGTCTGCTTACGGATGTATATATAGTACCTAGCACTGAAACAGGAAACCAGTTCAAATGGTCGTAGTGAGTGGTGAACACCACTAGTGCAGTACGAACAATGGATCGCTATCTACTGTCATGCTTGTTGCTCGTGTGTATGGTGCTGGGTGAGTGCAGTGATACAAGATTCCGTCGGTCGTCGAGATGATttagttgtgtttttctcacTTTTACCTTCACAGCCTACCCTTCGGAGATAGCGGCTCAAAGTAAGTGATTTTCTATCAGTTTTATACGCTTGCCCTCCCCAAAATCGGACAAAACTCTGTGTGCTCACTGAACGTGTGCTATTTTCCTTTTCGCAGGGTCACGCGTCTGTTTCGCTCAGTCTGGCGACTACACCACTGCCACATCGATAGGCTTCTGCTCGCATGCAGTCTACATTGCACTGAACCCGACCTCTAAAGCCTTTGTGGGGATACTAAACCCTGCCAACGATGCAGATGATCTGCTAGGTCAGTGTTAAAGTTTCTGTATTTCTGGGTCGAATTTGGTAATGCTAGATGCCATATGGGTTTTAATGGTCGTGCATTTCATTTCAGGCGGTATCAGAAAGTTCGCTAATCTCAAAAAGACATACCCCTACGTGGACTTGTACATGGGCGTGTTGGGAAGTATTTCTGCGGGAAACATTCTGTGGCTGAATCAGCAAGCATCGCGTAAAACGTTTATCGATCTGCTTATTACAAAGATGGCATCGTATCCTGAAATGAGCGGCGTCTACTTGGATTTCGATGGGCTCACCAATTTGTACCAGGCGAGTACTGACACGTAGATGTCACTATCGGTGCAGCTCCTGGCTACAATGGCTTCCATTCTTTTCATTCATAGAATTGGTATGCTCTGTTCGTTGCTGAGTTAAATACGGCTCTTACCGCTAAGAACCTGAAGCTTATTACCGCCTTACCGTGGGATGCAAGTGCGAGTGGCGATATTTACTACAGCTCAACCCTCTCCACTCTGCCGTTCAACGTGATCAAAACGCACGAGGAAATGTACTCAGCGGTCGCTACCACTACCACGCGCCCGATCAGCCCGCTGTTTTCACTGGCCGCACCGTTTAAcgacgaaacgaaaacaatcgtAAGTAGTGGTTTGTGCAGCATTGAGATGAATGATACGTGTTTGTGAAGTGAGACCGTTAAACGTGTGCCATTTCTGTGGTTTTCAGTATAACAATGTGTTTCGGTGGGTGTTGAAGGGATTTTTGACAACCCAGCTCGTTGTTAGCTTGCCTATGTACAGTTTGAAATTTACTACATCAGGTGGATCACAATTTGGTTCTGCTATGACCGCTGTTACAAAGGATACATATTGTAACGTAAGTATACATATACGTTAATACAATATACTTCGTTAGCCAGTGAAGTTGGGTTTTTCCAATGCTTCTTTCATCTCATTTTTCGTGTGTGAAACTCTAGGCTTTGTTATTTGGATCGAAAAATACTCTTGGAGCGCCCCAAGCCGGGGAAGGCTTTGCCTACAGCACATCCACGTTTTACACTTACAACACTCCCGCATCTCTTGTCGATAAGCTACAGTTTGTTATAGCAACCAACATGGGCGGTGTAGGCGTATATTCGCTAGATCAAGCTGGTAGCCAAAATGCTGAAATGCTTCGTCAGGTGACAAGCGTTCTAGCACCAACACCACCCGCCTCAGTATCATACCCTCCAGTAGGAGATGCGATGTGTGGTGTTCCGGTTACGTTTCCAGCACCGCTAACAACGACAACAGTTGCAACGACTACTGCTGCAGTCACCACTACTGCTGCAGCCACCACTACTGCTGCAGCCACCACTACTGCTGCAGCCACCACTACTGCTGCAGCCACCACTACTGCTGCAGCCACCACTACTGCTGCAGCCACCACTACTGCTGCAGCCACCActactgctgcagctgcaagtaccactgctgctgcaggaagtaccactgctgcaggaggaagtaccactgctgctggaggtAGTACCACTGCTACAGGAGGAAGCACAACTGCTGCTGGCGGTAGTACCACTGTTGCTGGCGGTAGTaccactgctgctggcggtagtaccactgctgctggcggtagtaccactgctgctggaggaagcacaactgctgctggcggtagtactactgctgctggaggtagtaccactgctgctggaggaagCACCACTGTTGCAGGAGGAAGCACAACTGTTGCAGGAGGAAGTACAACTGCTGCAGGAGGAAGCAcaactgctgctggaggaagTACTATTGCTGCTGGAGGAAGTACTACTGCTGCAGGAGGAAGCACAACTGCTGCAGGAGGAAGCACAACTGCTGCTGGCGGTAGTACCACTGCTGCAGGAGGTAGTaccactgctgctggaggaagTACTACTGCTGCAGGAGGAAGCAcaactgctgctggaggtAGTACCACTGCTGCAGGAGGAAGCACAACTGCTGCAGGAGGAAGCAtaactgctgctggaggaagcacaactgctgctggaggaagCACAACAGCTGCAGGAGGTAGTACTACTGCTGCAGGAGGAAGTACAACTGCTGCAGGAGGTAGTaccactgctgctggcggTAGTACCACTGCAGCTGGAGGAAGTACTACTGTTGCAGGAGGAAGCAcaactgctgctggaggtAGTACCACTGCTGCAGGAGGAAGCACAACTGCTGCAGGAGGAAGCACAACTGCTGCAGGAGGTAGTACCACTGCTGCAGGAGGTAGTACTACTACTGCAGGAGGAAGTACAACTGCTGCAGGAGGTAGTaccactgctgctggcggTAGTACCACTGCAGCTGGAGGAAGCACAACTGCTGCAGGAGGAAGCACAACTGCTGCAGGAGGAagtacaacagcagcaggaggtaGTACAACTGCTGCAGGAGGTAGTACCACTGCGGCAGGAGGAAGTACCACTGCTGCAGGAGGAAGTACTACTGCTGCAGGAGGAAGCAcaactgctgctggaggtAGTACCACTGCTGCAGGAGGAAGTaccactgctgctggaggtAGTACTACTGCTGCGGGAGGAAGTACCACTGCTGCAGGAGGAAGCACAACTGTTGCTGGAGGAAGTACTACTGGTGCAGGAGGTAGTaccactgctgctggcggTAGTACCACTGCAGCTGGAGGAAGCACAACTGCTGCAGGAGGAAGTAGCACTGCTGCAGGAGGAAGTACCACTGCTGCAGGAGGAAGTACAACTGCTGCAGGAGGTAGTACCACTGCTGCAGGAGGAAGTACCACTGCTGCAGGAGGAAGTACCACTGCTGCAGGAGGTAGTACAACAGCTGCTGGTGGTAGCaccactgctgctggaggaagCACTACTCCATCAAACTCAGCATCGTCAACTACGCCATCAACCGGTGCATCATCAACCACGCCTTCCACGGCAGGTACAACGATCGCTGCATCGCCTGCTACCTGCAATATTACGGTGAAGGAAGATTACGGAACTCTGGTCGCGGAATACTGTACGAACTTAAAGGCGATTGCATCGTACATGCAAGGAGCTACCTGTGGTGTAGTGGCTTAACTCAAACCGTTCTACCAGTGAGTTGAAGCAATGGTTTTAGAGAGTTAGGTCTGGCGGAAACGACCAGCTTTGATAGATCGTGGCTTCTTGTTGTGTGTAAACAACTTTTAGGTGGTGTTCATACCTAAGTGGAATGCCGCAGGTGGCAGAAGCCAGTGTTGGGATTTGTTGAGGGTATTATGTtctaagtaaaataaattcaattaatcTAATTTCCGCATTTTCCGTATCAGTTGAGACATGCTTGCCATACTTTGCAAAAAAAGCGGTAATGCTACTACTAAGGTATTACAATATGAAAGGTTACTTATCTATGCGCCACAGTCCCCTCTGGAACAGTATTGCGTAGCCGGACGGACGACTTAGCTTACCtagaaggagaagaaagcaTACAATCAATTAAGCAACCGCTGATAGCAAACATTTGGTTTCGGTTTGGTTTCGGTGTTTAGTAACGGGCAGGAAGCAGCAGAAGGCCATCTAGTGTATTATGCCCCACCGCCCCCAACCCGATCAGGCAGGCGAGTAGGGCGGGAGAACTTTTGTCGATTTGTGAAACGGGGCGGAATACAATAACAAAGGTGGATGGAGCAGGCgggggcaaacaaaaaaaaaaagcgcaaacCACCCGGGGAATGAGAAATGGTGCCAAATCGTACAGGAAGGATGCGGATGCGGCAGCGTAAGCACTGCtaaacggtggtggtggtacactGTTAGGCTTCTTACCTGCAACGCCTTCCTGCACTTTAGCCGAGAAGATTTTTCACAGTAAGCAAATGACATAAAAGGATGATTGATCTGCAAAATACAGTGATGAAATGATACGTGAAAATGAACGATGGAACCTGCGAATGGGGCGAAGGATTGTGAAGGGCAGTAGAACCGAAGCCATCGGGAATAGTAGTAGGGTGGTAGAGCGTCCACGGTTAGCTGCTACGGCAGAGTGCCGCTAGCAAAGAATAGAATAATGGAATAATTGCAGTAAAATTGAAATGCTCCAGAATGTACCAGGCGCCCACCGGCGAAAACCGTAATACACGGCCACACGTAGAAGGGAAGAcgggagagagacagagatagaaaagagatagagagatagagagatagaggcagagagatatatatatatatatatatatatatatatatatatatatatatatatatatatatatatatatatatatatatatatatatatatatatatatatatatatatatatatatatatatatatatatatatatatatatatatatatatatatatatatagagagagagagagagagagagagagagagagagagaaagaataaatagaaaacaagAGGTGGTAACGCAAGGTGACGATGGTCAACCCGTTGCGCGTTGGTAATGTGCGTGCCGCGCGtcgaagaaaacgaaaaagaaagaaaatgaaatcgTGTGAAAATAGGTCAATAACATAAGCGACACAGTGCAGTCCCAGACCCAGACCCAACAATGGGGCAGAgaagacacacgcacacacacacaaacacagggaCCACGAAGACGCGCAAAAACGATGCGCGAAGATGAAGATGCCCCCTCTCCCGTTCCCATACCCCTATCAGGACGTCGCACAAAAAAGGGTCTGCGCTTTGCCGCTTTGCCACGTTTGCCCCGGGGCGTCGAAATTATCGGCCGGTCGAAAGCGACACAACCTGCCCTACTGGccctcacaaaaaaaaataaaaaatagaaacggAGGGGATGGGCTACAGAATGTCGTTTTTATTTCGCCGCTTTTTACGGCCCTCCCCGGAGAAAGCTGCTCCTAGCGGGGAGGGAACGGGGAGATTTCGCGACTTTCCCAATATGTGTGCAGGGAATGAGAAAAGGAGGTGGGGGAAGGGGGTAGGGAAGATAAGCCGAATGCAGAAAAGGAAGCTGTCGGAGCGCCAAAAATGGTCTGTATTTTGGGGTTTTGCGCGtgcatgtgtctgtgtgtgtggccacTGGTGGCTAATTGGCCATACACTTGACTAGGAGGGATAGGGTAAGGTAGGGGAAGgcggggcaaaatggcacTGTTAAGGTTTTTGCTCTGTATCCCATTGTGAGATCACTTGTCACTGATGTTTGACGGCAATCGATGCTTTAACAGCTTAtttatcaaatcaaattaGGAGTTGACATACTACCAACAAATATGAATATCTAATATGAAACTCAAAAATGAACATCAAAAATCGTAAAAATGTATTGTGCTGGTTAAAATGGTCTTGCTAAGGGTCCAAAAGGTCATATAccaaatgtcaaaacaaaccgAACCAAAAGGTGCAAAATGGATCATAAGATTGCACTTAAGGCATTGGATTAGGCTCTGTCATCTTGGTAGAATTCTAGGTAATGTATTCTAGGTAGAATTCTATCTAGGTAAGGGTAAAGATTACAAAACTTAATCTCAATTTCAGTGTTTCGTTAAAAGAAGTAATTAATTGCTggaatttttaataattcacCTGTTGCCAGTAATTTTTCTTGTCGATAGAGCATACAAATACCACAGTTTTGTTtatgtaaaacaaatatattgtAGCGACTTTAGCTTACACCACAGCCTCATCATTTTGATCCTGTCAATTTTGCCCTAAGCGAAAGATTTTACCgatttgaactttaaaaactatacattaaattacattttactCGTAAATCATAGTTAAATGTCACGTTACTCGATACTTTTTCATCTCTAGTTATTttctaaaatttcaaaaaagcttttttttgaaACGGTCATTGTTCTGACCAAatatttcttaaattattcttttttttaaacaaaattcgGTAATTAAACGTTCATGGTTTGATTGAAACAttgtatttgatgtttttcaatCATTCAGGATTATTCTATTCTTACAATCGAGATATCTCGACATCGAGATAAATATTGCTAAGGGAAAACGGTTTACATTGAAACTAAACTATCCCGCCCCTAATAACGGTTTGGAGGTTTCTATAGTAATATGTCAAGTAGTCCATGTAAGCACTTTTGGATTCTAAAGTCGATTTAAGCCAGCAATTCTCGACATCAAAATCCTAGCGGGAAATGAATCGAAAGCGATATTTTGGCAGATTTTAAGTAAACTCGTGCAGTTCTCTGGAAAATTGAGTACTGGTAATTTTAAGATCAATCTaatgaaattattgaaatgccaaaaacaaaaaaaaacttggtgaaccaaaattgaaaaaaaggatatttaaaaaaatgataagaATAGATTATTTAATTCAAATAGCCAGTAAGaaatttgttacatttttgctTAAGTTCAAATCCTatgagagttttttttaaatcatcttCCATAATTGGGTTCGGCGATTTGATGCCAACTGCGATTTCGGACCGAAATTCCGACTGATTTTCCCTAAAAGAGCAATCCAATTTCAAATAGAATCCAGAATCCAATTTCCAATAGAATCCAATAGAAGCAATCGAGTCCAATAGAATAAGCCTGATTAACTATCATTTTGAATGTGTTAAGTTGCCAATAATGAAAGTAACGATTTCGCCCCACCTAACCATTTTGCTCCGTGTTCCCCTACACGTGCGTAAGGATGGCGCTTGTCAAAAGGCGTTCGCTGCTCGCAGCCGTTTATCAACGTGGGTGGTTTTTGGGTCGTTgtacaaccacaaaaaaatgaGATGAAGAgttcaaataagagaaaaATAGAGATGAAGATGATGGGTTGGTACTGCCGCCAGATGCCACACTTGCCACATTACCTCCACGAGCTACATCTGTTACCAGTTCGGAACGATCTGCCAGTAGAACCATCCGAGACAAGAGATTTCTCCTTGTTAGTGGTCGGGTGCTAATTGTCTCGTTCCATGTGCATCTGCCGGTATTGCAACGGCCTCATCATGTAGCAGTTTAAACAGGGATTGCAGTTAAAACTACGCGTGCGCTTCTTACCCGGTATCCATCCATCGCCACTCCATCCTGTCCCCAATCAGTTGAATCAGAAGTACGAGAGCCCAAACGACTTCCCGACCGAATGCCCCAAAAGCAACCCAAAACGCTTTCTCTTCGCCCGGGACACCAATGATTTAGTAGctatcgcgcgcgcgcgagaagAACCCTTCCAATGGTCGGGATATGAACTGCTGTTAATTTACATACCATCACTCACTCTATTAGCGGTTCATAAACCTCTTGCCCATTTGACCGTTTCCGGTCccgtgcggctgctgctgctcggtgctGTTCGGATGGTTGGGActgtaaataaaacaacagcaTCCATCCCTTTTTTTGAGGTCACCGCATCGTTCGCGTATCGGGAATCAATCGAAATCCCGCCCCGATACAACTTCGACCCATGTCACTGGGCCACTTCCCCATTCCGCTAGGAGACGTCTCGAGAATGCCGTTCCCAAAACACCGCCCCAAAACAACCCAATCCCAGGAAACAGTCCCCAACACACACCCAAAGCAGCTTCATCGACAGGTTCGACAGGCGCGCTCCTTACCCCCTCGGGGCAACCTTGGGCATCAGCAACGCCAGACCAAACAGagcaacgaaacaaaaaaaatcgggCCATGCGCGCACGTACAATTCGGCACATTTGATAGCTTGGGGCACTAAAGCCCCGCCACCACCCAGAAATGAAGAGAGGGAGGGCACAAAAAATACACCGGGAGAAGCTAGATAACGCGGGCGAAAGCTATCATTCGGCCATGCCCCAATGATCGCTAGGGCAAGCACAGCGCGcacatgtgcgtgtgtgtgtgtgatgggtcGAGCGGcattttcttcatcttttcctttccaaccggcggcgacggcggccgctgccgcttctgctgctgctgctgctgtgtccgCTTGTTGTGTTGTCCGTCCGTCATATCGCTTTCCCCTTAAAGCTTGTCAACCGAGCCCGGGCTCCAAGTGTGGGCCAACGCGACTAACCGGGCCACCGACATAGCATCATAAACCGTCCGCCCCGGTCACCTGGTGCTGGTGCCTACCGCTCTCGCACTTTCTCGCGGGCCCGGTCGGTAGGCTGCTTGCACGACGGGAAGGGTCCGGTTTGCCCTGAAGCGGTGGCAAAAAGTGAGAGgaacacgacacacacacacacacacacacaccaacattGCCAACGACCAGAAGAACAAGCGCGGTCGCTTCTGCTTTGGAGGATGCTTTTCGAAAGTGGCGAAGCAGCACCACACCGTTCGGGTTTGAAAAGAAAGTGGACAAcattgcgcgcgcgcgcactaaAGAAGGTTCCCCCCGACTACCTCTTCTACTCTCCTTCTATAATCTGCGACCCAAGAGCCATCCCTTTCTCGCCCTTCCCACAGCAAAACCGGTGGCGTTTGCTGCGGATCTGCTGCGCCAAGCGGCCTCAACTGCCAAGAAAGCGCACACAGAAGGGTTGAGAGGAGGGAAGCAGGGGGTGTGGGAGACCCGAAAGTAAAGCACATTTATTGCAGGGAATTTGGTCTTCAGACCGCTGACCTAGACGAGGCATTGAGAAAAAGTATCCACATCTTGCCCCCTCAGAAAGAATGATAAGagatttgaacccatgaccgGAAGTGTATCAGCACCGTGCGCTTCCCACTACGCTACAAATGGGCACCAATTAGCTAGAAGTTAAAATGGCACCATGTTCAACGCGTTTGGAATTAGAATTTTGGAGAGAGCATTGTCCTTCAGACAATCTGGGTGAGGTATTGAAGCTGATGTGCCAGTTTGTTCCTCTCATTGAAATTCGTAGCTATATTATTCTTCAACACATATTGTACCCAATTCAGAGAACAATCAAATCACGTTCGAAGCAGCTCTACCATCTTTCTCAAATCTCAGAATCTTTTCGAGCCGATTTCGTGGAACTTGTTCTGAATGTTGTTGAttgagtgggtgtgtgtgtgtgtgtatgtgtgtttttttaatctatTTTTCACGCTCGCTCGAATATTTCTCCTAGCTACAATGAACCAATCTTTGCATATACCCTGTAATGAACAACGCTGCCAGAATAATAAGAAAACAACCAGAAAGATCCATAAAAGCACTCGCGGTTAGTACCTTACTTGTAGCGGGCAGGCACCAAGTTGGTTGCGGGATTGATAACAAGCAGGAGGGCAAGCCGGGAATGGAAGTTACTCTGTTGTTACAGTTGGGTAGTCCCTCTGCCCACAGCGATTGCGATTAAGCGATGAATTCAGGTGAATAAAAAGGGTAGATAAGATGAGGGTGGTTCGTGTagatggtgatggtgtgagCGTTTGTTAagaacatcaaacaaaatgggggggaggggcggGAGATTTTTTACTCTCCCTAAAATGGTATGCACTTATATGCACGCCACCTACCTGCAGTATTCCTATCAGTAACGTGGAGTAAAATAATCTCGTCAGCCGCATGCTCAATCTTTGTCTGTGGTGCCGCTGTAAGGAGAAGAGAATGCAGAAAGGTTAGAATTGGCAATGCTCGGGAAGGTCGGGGCACTGGGTCTTGTTAGTTTATTTTCCTtgcaaacaaagaaacaaccaaacacagtcgctgttgtttgtttatcgCTAGAGAGTCTTTCGTTACGCACAATGGGGGAATATGATTAAATATTTGAACGCAAGTAGTTTGTGTGCGAGAAGCAAATTAACCGTCCTCGTGCGTAAGTTTAGCAAGCAAGCGAgcaatttgtttgtgttttttttttctttcgtagcTGGCCATAAACTTGCCCCTTCGTtatttgtctgtttgtgtcaagcgtgtatgtttgtgtgtgtgtgtttttttaaccaaaaatTTAGCACAAGCTCCAATCATTAAGAACAGCCGAAAGCAACGCGCCTTAGAGGAGAAGCATCAGCATCGACCTCCAATGGAAAAGATTTTGCGCTCGCACTGCAACAGCAACGGCGCACACTTGTGTAAACGGGGCATCGTCGGCGAAACGGTGCGTCTGCCGTCTTGTCGTCTCGCAAGTGTTTCGCTCTCCCGCTTGTACTGTCAGACAGAATAGCTAAAAACAGACCTGTCAGACGAATTGCAGTATCCACACGCCTCACACCGTCTTCCACCGACTTCCAGGCGCTTTCCAGTCGTCTTAAGACTGCTGGCTAGACATTCGCTAGTGCGCTACAAACCTCGGCGGCTACGGTAATTTGTCTGTGGGCTTGGTGAGCGAAGGAGCCGAACAATGCAATGTAATGTAACGATTCTCCATGGCGGGAATGACGTTTCTGCATACAATCCGCTCGAAGCTACTGGACGCACTCCGCCCGGGACTAAACAAATCATGacgattttaattttatgacTCCCTTTATTTACCATTTCAATGACACATTGTTTGCAACGGGCAAACAACGGCCTGCTACTTTCGATCGATATTTGCCGGTCCGGTACGGGGCAAACACCATCGACAGCATCCCGAGCGCTTTTGCCGGGAGGCAAGAGTCATCGCATCGTCATCGAGCTGCTGGGCTGCACGCTAATCGGGAGCTAATCGATTATTCATGGTAccgttgcgtttttttttttgtttctggcGGGTGAAgcgcggtgctgctgcttgttgtttgCCCGCCCAATTGGAGGGAAATGAATTTACATAAATGGAAAGAGCGGGTTCCCAatatctctctctatttctctctctctctctctctctatctttcgctctctctctctctctttctctccctctctctctctctctgccgtTTTATGGCAGGATGGGTTGCACTCATAGATACACTGCTACCTGCAGTGGAGTGAGCATCAGTTCATCTGCATCGGACTGCAGGCTATTCGCTCGTATTTATGGCGATCAGTAAAAAGATGCAGATCAGTAAAGACAATAAGGATGCAACAGTTAACATTGACACTGGCCATGTATTTATC from Anopheles coluzzii chromosome X, AcolN3, whole genome shotgun sequence includes:
- the LOC125907769 gene encoding mucin-19-like isoform X47, coding for MDRYLLSCLLLVCMVLAYPSEIAAQRSRVCFAQSGDYTTATSIGFCSHAVYIALNPTSKAFVGILNPANDADDLLGGIRKFANLKKTYPYVDLYMGVLGSISAGNILWLNQQASRKTFIDLLITKMASYPEMSGVYLDFDGLTNLYQNWYALFVAELNTALTAKNLKLITALPWDASASGDIYYSSTLSTLPFNVIKTHEEMYSAVATTTTRPISPLFSLAAPFNDETKTIYNNVFRWVLKGFLTTQLVVSLPMYSLKFTTSGGSQFGSAMTAVTKDTYCNALLFGSKNTLGAPQAGEGFAYSTSTFYTYNTPASLVDKLQFVIATNMGGVGVYSLDQAGSQNAEMLRQVTSVLAPTPPASVSYPPVGDAMCGVPVTFPAPLTTTTVATTTAAVTTTAAATTTAAATTTAAATTTAAATTTAAATTTAAATTTAAATTTAAAASTTAAAGSTTAAGGSTTAAGGSTTAAGGSTTAAGGSITAAGGSTTAAGGSTTAAGGSTTAAGGSTTAAGGSTTAAGGSTTAAGGSTTVAGGSTTAAGGSTTAAGGSTTAAGGSTTAAGGSTTAAGGSTTTAGGSTTAAGGSTTAAGGSTTAAGGSTTAAGGSTTAAGGSTTAAGGSTTAAGGSTTAAGGSTTAAGGSTTAAGGSTTAAGGSTTAAGGSTTAAGGSTTAAGGSTTAAGGSTTAAGGSTTAAGGSTTAAGGSTTAAGGSTTAAGGSTTPSNSASSTTPSTGASSTTPSTAGTTIAASPATCNITVKEDYGTLVAEYCTNLKAIASYMQGATCGVVA
- the LOC125907769 gene encoding autotransporter adhesin BpaC-like isoform X10, producing MDRYLLSCLLLVCMVLAYPSEIAAQRSRVCFAQSGDYTTATSIGFCSHAVYIALNPTSKAFVGILNPANDADDLLGGIRKFANLKKTYPYVDLYMGVLGSISAGNILWLNQQASRKTFIDLLITKMASYPEMSGVYLDFDGLTNLYQNWYALFVAELNTALTAKNLKLITALPWDASASGDIYYSSTLSTLPFNVIKTHEEMYSAVATTTTRPISPLFSLAAPFNDETKTIYNNVFRWVLKGFLTTQLVVSLPMYSLKFTTSGGSQFGSAMTAVTKDTYCNALLFGSKNTLGAPQAGEGFAYSTSTFYTYNTPASLVDKLQFVIATNMGGVGVYSLDQAGSQNAEMLRQVTSVLAPTPPASVSYPPVGDAMCGVPVTFPAPLTTTTVATTTAAVTTTAAATTTAAATTTAAATTTAAATTTAAATTTAAATTTAAATTTAAAASTTAAAGSTTAAGGSTTAAGGSTTATGGSTTAAGGSTTVAGGSTTAAGGSTTAAGGSTTAAGGSTTAAGGSTTAAGGSTTAAGGSTTVAGGSTTVAGGSTTAAGGSTTAAGGSTIAAGGSTTAAGGSTTAAGGSTTAAGGSTTAAGGSTTAAGGSTTAAGGSTTAAGGSTTAAGGSTTAAGGSITAAGGSTTAAGGSTTAAGGSTTAAGGSTTAAGGSTTAAGGSTTAAGGSTTVAGGSTTAAGGSTTAAGGSTTAAGGSTTAAGGSTTAAGGSTTTAGGSTTAAGGSTTAAGGSTTAAGGSTTAAGGSTTAAGGSTTAAGGSTTAAGGSTTAAGGSTTAAGGSTTAAGGSTTAAGGSTTAAGGSTTAAGGSTTAAGGSTTAAGGSTTAAGGSTTPSNSASSTTPSTGASSTTPSTAGTTIAASPATCNITVKEDYGTLVAEYCTNLKAIASYMQGATCGVVA
- the LOC125907769 gene encoding autotransporter adhesin BpaC-like isoform X38, whose protein sequence is MDRYLLSCLLLVCMVLAYPSEIAAQRSRVCFAQSGDYTTATSIGFCSHAVYIALNPTSKAFVGILNPANDADDLLGGIRKFANLKKTYPYVDLYMGVLGSISAGNILWLNQQASRKTFIDLLITKMASYPEMSGVYLDFDGLTNLYQNWYALFVAELNTALTAKNLKLITALPWDASASGDIYYSSTLSTLPFNVIKTHEEMYSAVATTTTRPISPLFSLAAPFNDETKTIYNNVFRWVLKGFLTTQLVVSLPMYSLKFTTSGGSQFGSAMTAVTKDTYCNALLFGSKNTLGAPQAGEGFAYSTSTFYTYNTPASLVDKLQFVIATNMGGVGVYSLDQAGSQNAEMLRQVTSVLAPTPPASVSYPPVGDAMCGVPVTFPAPLTTTTVATTTAAVTTTAAATTTAAATTTAAATTTAAATTTAAATTTAAATTTAAATTTAAAASTTAAAGSTTAAGGSTTAAGGSTTATGGSTTAAGGSTTVAGGSTTAAGGSTTAAGGSTTAAGGSTTAAGGSTTAAGGSTTAAGGSTTVAGGSTTVAGGSTTAAGGSTTAAGGSTIAAGGSTTAAGGSTTAAGGSTTAAGGSTTAAGGSTTAAGGSTTAAGGSTTAAGGSTTAAGGSTTAAGGSITAAGGSTTAAGGSTTAAGGSTTAAGGSTTAAGGSTTAAGGSTTAAGGSTTVAGGSTTAAGGSTTAAGGSTTAAGGSTTAAGGSTTAAGGSTTAAGGSTTAAGGSTTAAGGSTTAAGGSTTAAGGSTTPSNSASSTTPSTGASSTTPSTAGTTIAASPATCNITVKEDYGTLVAEYCTNLKAIASYMQGATCGVVA
- the LOC125907769 gene encoding autotransporter adhesin BpaC-like isoform X28 — translated: MDRYLLSCLLLVCMVLAYPSEIAAQRSRVCFAQSGDYTTATSIGFCSHAVYIALNPTSKAFVGILNPANDADDLLGGIRKFANLKKTYPYVDLYMGVLGSISAGNILWLNQQASRKTFIDLLITKMASYPEMSGVYLDFDGLTNLYQNWYALFVAELNTALTAKNLKLITALPWDASASGDIYYSSTLSTLPFNVIKTHEEMYSAVATTTTRPISPLFSLAAPFNDETKTIYNNVFRWVLKGFLTTQLVVSLPMYSLKFTTSGGSQFGSAMTAVTKDTYCNALLFGSKNTLGAPQAGEGFAYSTSTFYTYNTPASLVDKLQFVIATNMGGVGVYSLDQAGSQNAEMLRQVTSVLAPTPPASVSYPPVGDAMCGVPVTFPAPLTTTTVATTTAAVTTTAAATTTAAATTTAAATTTAAATTTAAATTTAAATTTAAATTTAAAASTTAAAGSTTAAGGSTTAAGGSTTATGGSTTAAGGSTTVAGGSTTAAGGSTTAAGGSTTAAGGSTTAAGGSTTAAGGSTTAAGGSTTVAGGSTTVAGGSTTAAGGSTTAAGGSTIAAGGSTTAAGGSTTAAGGSTTAAGGSTTAAGGSTTAAGGSTTAAGGSTTAAGGSTTAAGGSTTAAGGSITAAGGSTTAAGGSTTAAGGSTTAAGGSTTAAGGSTTAAGGSTTAAGGSTTVAGGSTTAAGGSTTAAGGSTTAAGGSTTAAGGSTTAAGGSSTAAGGSTTAAGGSTTAAGGSTTAAGGSTTAAGGSTTAAGGSTTAAGGSTTAAGGSTTPSNSASSTTPSTGASSTTPSTAGTTIAASPATCNITVKEDYGTLVAEYCTNLKAIASYMQGATCGVVA